The proteins below are encoded in one region of Campylobacter rectus:
- a CDS encoding multidrug effflux MFS transporter, with amino-acid sequence MKFIPKTLPFVEFIALMALLTSLGAMSTDAMLPALMQIGLDLGVTQINQTQLVISSMFAGFAVGQIFYGPLSDFIGRRNAVLLALAIFTASSFISVVTSDFSALLASRFFQGLGAAGPRIIAMALIRDLYEGRAMARVMSFIAAVFIIVPALAPIIGGFIFKIYNWRSIFLMLTFMGLACLAWFGLRQSETLPAQNRNKFSLNLIKSEAAHVVKNRRTAGYTIVLGLIFGMFLSYISTAQQIFEVSYKLGEEFPIYFAINALALGAASMINAKLVMIYGMRYLSMRAMGTFCVIAVAFLPVVVAYDGVPPLWAFMAFCMSSFFCVSILFGNLNAMAMEPMGKIAGMAAALIGSASTFISLPIGVATGQLFDGTLLPMVASFAVIGAAAFALLYRTSKISEE; translated from the coding sequence ATGAAATTTATCCCCAAAACCTTACCTTTCGTAGAATTTATCGCGCTTATGGCGCTTTTAACCTCGCTTGGAGCGATGAGTACAGACGCGATGCTGCCTGCTCTCATGCAGATCGGCCTGGATCTTGGCGTGACACAGATAAATCAAACCCAGCTCGTCATCTCCTCGATGTTTGCGGGCTTTGCCGTCGGTCAGATATTTTACGGGCCGCTTAGCGACTTTATCGGGCGACGAAACGCCGTACTGCTAGCGCTTGCGATATTTACGGCAAGCTCCTTTATTTCGGTCGTCACGAGCGATTTTAGCGCGCTTTTAGCGAGCAGATTTTTCCAGGGACTAGGCGCTGCAGGCCCTAGGATCATCGCGATGGCGCTTATCCGCGATCTTTACGAGGGGCGCGCGATGGCTCGCGTGATGAGCTTTATTGCAGCCGTCTTCATCATCGTGCCCGCACTAGCTCCCATCATCGGCGGCTTTATTTTTAAAATTTATAATTGGCGCAGCATATTTTTGATGCTCACTTTTATGGGGCTTGCGTGCCTAGCGTGGTTTGGACTGCGTCAGAGCGAGACCCTGCCTGCGCAAAATCGCAATAAATTTAGCCTAAATTTGATAAAAAGCGAAGCCGCGCACGTCGTGAAAAACAGGCGAACCGCAGGCTATACGATCGTTTTGGGGCTGATTTTCGGGATGTTTTTGAGCTATATCAGCACCGCTCAGCAGATTTTCGAGGTGAGTTACAAGCTGGGCGAGGAGTTTCCTATCTACTTTGCGATAAACGCCCTAGCTCTGGGCGCCGCGTCGATGATAAACGCAAAGCTCGTGATGATCTACGGCATGCGCTACCTCAGCATGCGCGCTATGGGGACGTTTTGCGTTATCGCGGTCGCGTTTTTGCCCGTCGTCGTCGCGTATGACGGAGTGCCGCCGCTGTGGGCTTTTATGGCGTTTTGCATGAGTAGCTTTTTTTGCGTGAGCATACTTTTCGGTAACCTAAACGCGATGGCGATGGAGCCAATGGGCAAGATCGCGGGCATGGCGGCTGCGCTGATCGGCTCGGCTTCGACCTTTATCTCGCTTCCTATCGGGGTCGCGACCGGGCAGCTGTTTGATGGCACGCTACTGCCGATGGTTGCGAGCTTTGCGGTTATCGGAGCGGCGGCGTTTGCGCTGCTTTATAGGACTTCAAAGATTTCCGAGGAGTAA
- a CDS encoding ATP-binding protein produces the protein MNWNNIISLNGSQNNAFEELVCQLASLEFSKDGKFIKVGNPDAGVECYTIKENGDEIGFQAKYFLSTPQQTQWNQLDSSIKTALEKHPNLKSYYVAIPIDRADPRMDNKESFKDKWEKWVKKWQDKARSDYSKEIDIVYWGSHELIKMLKDEKSTGLVKYFFGEIDLSNNIQNDNAIKSLGARYSPQISIELEIYKYFKIFDENSQYLAKIRSKFFEIYNKFCKDFILLTSVRSELKNEVNLIKQFVSNLNFANFDYDKFERLLDGIQKIIFKNDLVSIISSGEESNEDKFQDNIYDFYNFIRENKKILQITKDRCLILCGDAGVGKSHLFADIIKQRAKNNQQSILILGQHLIEIKDPWAQILNLLGFAKFNKYEFLGALNSKAQANSHKIIIFIDAINEGAGKDFWRNFIISFIEDIKKYEWLSVAFSIRSSYFKYMIPKEISKNCVIHHEGFSGVEYDAMRVFFDYYKLPHPTIPLLNPEFSNPLFLKIFCKGVSNDKSYQYKSLNFFDVIKLYIDNVECNFLQKYPNCKSLKLIQKVINVVVSLILQEKHGLVEYEKALIQVNERLNPFCVNGDFLDDLISEGLFAKNILEDTEYIYFAYEKLGDYLLANYFIEKLDKDNLKDSFIDNISPYINSNLYYRRGIIEAFSVLIPEKFNGTEIYELLEPDNMVVIDCFLKSLPYRGASIPQSTVERVRKNISNENFNADIFYMLYSCATLPNHPFNAEFMFNYLSKFSMKERDLFFMAILNKIYLDTDMNPIVRLIDWCWSNKDKSYIDDESIFLVAIAITWLFCTSNRRLRDSATKALICILIDRANLILKLLQKFKDIDESYISERLFAVTYGALVKTAQTRYFKELGEYIYNQIFNKDEVYPHILLRDYARNSIDFIIKKGINLDIIIDKVYPPYKSYFPSLKELPSNEEIKKYEDRDKNYHQSRIISSMATEKGINGYMYGDFGRYVFESALYDFECKDSAGLISNYAIKNIFEKYGYDGEYFDKAENDIKDRTKYDLNRYKYTIERVGKKYQWISFYETMARITDNFKMYVGYGDDKKEVKYIGAFEPYVRDIDPTILLKNYERNNTFAKKFWWDAEYNFAWDMENKKWLEYEKDLPNLSDILERKNDKEQWFTLSLYQKFIEPLDTEDILSIAHKDVKLFIRSYIVKKHDITRFAKTLNDKPSLIYNLIDLPHCYKIFNMEHYDYATYDALKDDYLFEWFKIEGIDVANTTIEYFWEEEFDVSKGDVFQICKPSKILYDGLGLKYSKKDIYFLDKDGNTVCFDPSSDNQTAQRLLIKKDKLNEFLNVCNICIVWIISGEKMVFTTDNSDLGRLYFNGYAFFDTDGKLKKYINKQFEKHFN, from the coding sequence ATGAATTGGAATAATATTATAAGTTTAAATGGCTCGCAAAATAATGCCTTTGAAGAGCTTGTTTGTCAGCTAGCAAGTTTGGAATTTTCTAAAGATGGTAAATTTATCAAAGTAGGGAATCCTGATGCTGGAGTCGAGTGTTATACAATAAAAGAAAATGGTGATGAGATTGGATTTCAGGCGAAGTATTTTTTATCAACGCCACAACAAACTCAATGGAATCAACTTGATAGCTCTATAAAAACGGCACTCGAAAAGCACCCAAATTTAAAGTCATATTATGTGGCTATTCCTATTGATAGAGCTGATCCTAGAATGGATAATAAGGAATCATTTAAAGATAAATGGGAAAAATGGGTCAAAAAATGGCAAGATAAGGCTAGGAGCGATTATTCTAAAGAGATAGATATTGTTTATTGGGGAAGCCATGAATTAATTAAAATGCTTAAAGATGAAAAAAGCACGGGATTAGTTAAGTATTTTTTTGGAGAGATTGACTTATCTAATAATATACAAAATGATAATGCCATAAAGAGCTTGGGAGCTAGGTATTCACCGCAAATTAGTATTGAGCTTGAAATTTATAAATATTTTAAAATTTTTGATGAGAACTCACAGTATTTAGCAAAAATAAGAAGCAAATTCTTTGAAATTTATAATAAATTTTGTAAAGATTTCATTTTACTTACAAGCGTTCGAAGTGAATTAAAAAATGAAGTTAATTTGATTAAACAATTTGTATCAAATTTGAATTTTGCCAATTTTGACTATGATAAATTTGAAAGACTTCTTGATGGTATTCAAAAAATTATATTTAAAAATGATTTGGTTTCAATAATTTCATCTGGCGAAGAATCCAATGAAGATAAATTCCAAGATAACATATATGATTTTTACAATTTTATTAGAGAAAATAAAAAAATATTACAAATTACTAAAGATCGTTGTTTGATATTATGCGGTGATGCAGGAGTTGGCAAATCGCATCTGTTTGCGGACATAATTAAACAAAGAGCCAAAAATAACCAACAATCCATACTTATTTTAGGTCAGCATCTTATAGAGATTAAAGATCCATGGGCGCAAATTTTAAATTTGCTTGGTTTTGCAAAATTTAATAAATATGAATTTCTTGGAGCGCTCAACTCAAAGGCGCAGGCAAATTCTCACAAAATTATTATTTTTATAGATGCGATAAATGAGGGTGCCGGCAAAGATTTTTGGAGAAATTTTATTATAAGTTTTATAGAAGATATTAAAAAATATGAGTGGTTGAGCGTGGCTTTTAGTATAAGGAGTTCTTACTTTAAGTATATGATACCAAAAGAGATATCTAAAAATTGCGTAATTCATCATGAGGGTTTTAGCGGCGTAGAATACGATGCTATGCGGGTGTTTTTTGATTATTATAAGCTGCCGCATCCGACAATACCGCTACTAAATCCTGAATTTTCAAATCCGCTATTTTTAAAAATATTTTGCAAGGGAGTATCAAATGACAAATCATATCAATATAAGTCATTAAATTTTTTTGATGTGATTAAACTGTATATAGATAATGTAGAGTGCAATTTTTTACAAAAATATCCAAATTGCAAAAGTTTAAAACTGATACAAAAGGTGATTAATGTAGTAGTTTCATTAATATTGCAAGAAAAACATGGCTTAGTCGAATATGAAAAGGCACTTATCCAAGTCAATGAAAGGCTAAATCCGTTTTGTGTTAATGGAGATTTTTTAGATGATTTGATAAGTGAAGGTCTTTTTGCTAAAAATATATTGGAAGATACTGAATATATCTACTTTGCATATGAAAAGCTGGGTGATTATCTTTTGGCTAATTACTTTATAGAAAAACTAGATAAAGATAATTTAAAAGATAGCTTTATAGATAATATTTCGCCATATATAAATTCTAATTTATATTATCGCAGGGGTATAATTGAGGCGTTTAGCGTGCTTATACCTGAAAAATTTAATGGCACTGAGATATATGAATTATTAGAACCAGATAATATGGTGGTGATTGATTGTTTTTTAAAAAGTTTGCCATACAGAGGTGCTTCTATACCGCAAAGCACAGTAGAACGAGTGCGAAAAAATATTTCTAATGAAAATTTTAATGCTGATATTTTTTATATGCTCTACTCATGTGCTACCTTGCCAAATCATCCTTTTAATGCTGAGTTTATGTTTAATTATTTGTCTAAATTTAGCATGAAAGAAAGAGATTTGTTTTTTATGGCTATACTAAATAAAATTTATCTTGATACAGATATGAATCCTATAGTTAGACTGATAGATTGGTGTTGGTCTAATAAAGATAAAAGTTATATAGATGATGAGTCCATTTTTTTAGTAGCTATTGCTATTACTTGGCTTTTTTGTACATCAAATAGAAGGCTAAGAGACTCTGCCACAAAGGCGTTGATTTGTATTTTGATTGATAGAGCAAATTTGATTTTAAAATTACTACAAAAATTTAAAGATATTGATGAATCTTATATAAGCGAAAGATTGTTTGCTGTGACTTATGGTGCCTTAGTGAAAACAGCTCAAACTAGGTATTTTAAAGAGCTTGGAGAGTATATTTATAATCAAATTTTCAATAAAGATGAAGTATATCCGCATATATTATTAAGAGATTACGCTAGAAATTCTATTGATTTTATAATAAAAAAGGGCATAAATTTGGATATTATTATTGATAAAGTATATCCGCCATATAAAAGCTATTTTCCGTCATTAAAAGAACTGCCATCAAATGAAGAGATTAAAAAATATGAGGATAGGGATAAAAATTATCATCAAAGTAGGATAATATCATCAATGGCAACTGAAAAAGGTATCAACGGATATATGTATGGTGATTTTGGAAGATATGTTTTTGAAAGTGCTTTATATGATTTTGAATGCAAAGATAGTGCAGGACTTATAAGTAATTATGCTATAAAAAATATCTTTGAAAAGTATGGCTATGATGGCGAATATTTTGATAAAGCAGAAAATGATATAAAGGATAGAACAAAATATGATTTAAATAGATATAAGTATACGATAGAAAGAGTCGGTAAAAAATATCAATGGATTTCATTTTATGAGACAATGGCACGCATAACCGATAATTTTAAAATGTATGTAGGATATGGCGATGATAAAAAGGAGGTAAAATATATAGGAGCTTTTGAACCTTATGTAAGAGATATTGATCCTACGATACTTTTAAAAAACTATGAAAGAAATAACACTTTTGCTAAAAAGTTTTGGTGGGACGCTGAATATAATTTTGCCTGGGATATGGAAAATAAAAAATGGCTAGAGTATGAAAAAGATTTGCCAAATTTAAGTGATATTTTAGAGCGTAAAAACGATAAAGAACAGTGGTTTACTTTAAGTTTGTACCAAAAATTTATCGAACCTCTTGATACTGAAGATATTTTAAGCATAGCTCACAAGGATGTTAAGTTATTTATTAGAAGTTATATAGTTAAAAAACATGATATAACTAGATTTGCTAAAACATTAAATGATAAGCCTAGCCTAATTTATAATTTGATTGATTTGCCACATTGTTACAAGATATTTAATATGGAGCATTACGACTATGCAACATATGATGCACTAAAAGATGATTATCTATTTGAGTGGTTTAAAATAGAAGGTATAGATGTAGCAAATACAACAATTGAATATTTTTGGGAAGAAGAATTTGATGTTTCCAAAGGTGATGTTTTTCAAATATGTAAGCCGTCTAAAATTTTATATGATGGGCTTGGACTTAAATATTCCAAAAAAGATATATATTTTTTAGATAAAGATGGCAATACTGTTTGTTTTGACCCAAGTTCAGACAATCAAACCGCGCAGCGACTATTGATTAAAAAAGATAAATTAAATGAATTTTTAAATGTTTGTAATATATGTATTGTTTGGATTATATCTGGTGAAAAGATGGTTTTTACAACAGATAATAGTGATTTAGGTCGTTTATATTTTAATGGATATGCATTTTTTGATACTGATGGAAAATTAAAAAAGTATATCAATAAGCAATTTGAAAAACATTTCAATTAG
- a CDS encoding ATP-binding protein, which produces MLNLIEQYQERFLKNFNTTYKRYLYNEIDFNEKLIGILGARGTGKTTMLFQRLIELKSQNKKTLYISLDYPFLGSASLSELAFEFVDSGGEYLLLDEVHKYEDFAAHLKTIYDMSPLNVIFTGSSAASILNAKSDLSRRVSVFSLEGLSFREFLELENGIVIDKFSLETILKDHQAIVDDLKIKQNQFKKYLKFGYYPFYFNKQSLYYESLLNTINLSIDVDLTSLGLVEQKYTYKLKKLLEVVCQSEPFEVNYTKIAALAEISRAKLYDYIAYLNDARLINMVDEQSRGLSKLVKPAKIYMNNTNLIYAYGDDCKAGTIRETFFANQLRVKHRLNIPKQGDFIVDDKFIFEVGGKNKSFEQIKDISDSYIAADEIEIGSGNKIPLWLFGLLY; this is translated from the coding sequence ATGTTAAATTTAATAGAACAGTATCAAGAAAGATTTCTTAAAAATTTTAATACAACATACAAGCGTTATCTATATAATGAAATTGATTTTAATGAAAAGCTTATCGGTATATTAGGGGCTCGTGGTACCGGTAAGACTACGATGCTATTTCAAAGGCTGATTGAATTAAAATCTCAAAACAAAAAGACTCTATACATAAGTCTTGATTATCCGTTTCTAGGTTCTGCTAGTCTTAGCGAACTTGCCTTTGAGTTTGTAGATAGCGGCGGCGAGTATTTGTTGTTGGATGAAGTGCATAAATACGAAGATTTTGCCGCACATCTAAAAACTATATACGATATGAGTCCTTTAAATGTAATTTTTACTGGTTCATCGGCGGCAAGCATACTAAATGCAAAGAGCGATTTATCGCGTAGAGTTAGCGTATTTAGCCTAGAAGGACTTAGTTTTAGGGAGTTTTTGGAGCTTGAAAACGGTATAGTAATAGATAAATTTAGCCTAGAAACTATACTAAAAGACCATCAAGCAATAGTAGATGACTTAAAAATAAAGCAAAATCAATTTAAAAAATATCTCAAATTTGGCTACTATCCATTTTACTTTAATAAGCAAAGCTTATACTACGAAAGCTTGCTAAATACGATTAATCTAAGTATAGACGTAGATCTAACGTCTCTTGGACTAGTTGAGCAAAAATACACATATAAGCTCAAAAAACTGCTTGAAGTGGTTTGCCAAAGCGAGCCGTTTGAGGTGAATTATACTAAAATCGCAGCTCTTGCCGAGATAAGCAGAGCCAAACTATATGATTATATTGCCTATTTAAACGATGCAAGACTAATAAACATGGTAGATGAGCAAAGTAGGGGGCTTAGTAAGCTAGTAAAACCGGCAAAAATATATATGAATAATACAAATTTAATTTACGCTTACGGCGATGATTGTAAGGCGGGCACCATAAGAGAGACTTTTTTTGCTAATCAACTAAGGGTAAAACATAGGCTAAATATCCCAAAGCAAGGCGACTTTATTGTAGATGATAAATTTATATTTGAAGTGGGCGGAAAAAATAAGAGCTTTGAACAGATAAAGGATATCTCAGACTCATATATAGCCGCCGATGAAATAGAGATCGGAAGCGGCAATAAAATACCGCTTTGGTTGTTTGGATTGTTGTATTAG
- a CDS encoding tyrosine-type recombinase/integrase — MFDIALCNQLIVVNPCALLTKIAKTTRKTIVKDAIGKFYKLKTAILELYKDDPFWRGFFLFCLYGGRKGEAASLKWENVDLENNVYYLIDTKNGNDYKKTLPLLVKEAITQIPTDRCGLVFASPKTGESIKNTDRQKMKLDKFVGFDDFKLHGTRHISGSALEELGANSDIIKDHLTHKRDGVIYKNYVTYDTYINSCKALEMLEGIDGQ, encoded by the coding sequence ATGTTTGACATAGCGCTTTGCAATCAGCTAATAGTAGTAAATCCTTGCGCTCTGCTAACGAAAATAGCTAAAACGACCAGAAAAACGATAGTAAAAGATGCGATCGGTAAATTTTATAAGCTAAAAACGGCTATTTTAGAACTTTATAAAGACGATCCGTTTTGGAGGGGATTTTTCTTATTTTGTTTGTATGGTGGGCGAAAAGGAGAAGCAGCCAGCCTAAAATGGGAAAATGTTGATCTGGAAAACAACGTATATTACCTAATAGATACAAAAAACGGAAACGACTATAAAAAGACGCTTCCTTTGCTCGTAAAAGAAGCCATAACGCAAATACCGACCGATAGATGCGGCCTAGTATTTGCAAGCCCAAAAACTGGTGAGTCTATTAAAAATACGGATAGACAAAAAATGAAACTCGATAAATTTGTGGGTTTTGATGATTTTAAGCTACACGGCACTAGACACATAAGCGGTTCGGCACTCGAAGAACTTGGTGCAAATAGTGACATTATTAAAGATCATTTAACTCACAAAAGAGATGGTGTTATATATAAAAATTACGTAACTTACGATACCTATATAAATAGCTGTAAGGCTCTTGAGATGTTGGAGGGTATAGATGGACAATAG
- a CDS encoding helix-turn-helix domain-containing protein has translation MTTIPKRWLTTKDVALEYGISINTQAQYRMRGIIPHVKINRIIRYDRYKLDRWFEKHTVESKEVLS, from the coding sequence ATGACAACTATACCTAAACGCTGGTTAACTACAAAGGATGTTGCGCTTGAATATGGAATTTCTATAAATACGCAGGCGCAATATCGTATGAGAGGGATAATCCCGCATGTGAAGATAAATAGAATAATAAGATATGATAGATACAAGCTGGATCGGTGGTTTGAAAAACATACCGTTGAAAGCAAGGAGGTGCTATCGTGA
- a CDS encoding plasmid mobilization protein: protein MNHRKFPHKVSVRLSDSEKEKLELNASLSGLKVSAYIRHIMSNARPPIHKFDQTLVVQVAKIGNNLNQIAKHVNIGKAIDGVVLRQIIDVNKKLDDLIR, encoded by the coding sequence GTGAATCATAGAAAGTTTCCCCATAAAGTATCTGTTCGCCTTAGTGACAGCGAAAAAGAAAAACTTGAGCTTAATGCGTCTTTATCTGGTCTTAAGGTATCCGCCTATATTAGACATATTATGTCAAATGCCAGGCCCCCTATCCATAAATTTGATCAAACTTTGGTAGTTCAGGTAGCAAAAATAGGCAACAACCTAAACCAAATCGCAAAGCATGTAAATATAGGCAAGGCCATAGATGGTGTTGTTTTAAGGCAAATAATTGATGTCAATAAAAAATTAGACGACTTAATACGATGA
- a CDS encoding relaxase family protein: MLVKFFKTKNGGSTAGIGYLLNCRVKDKTAFVLKGCEAVTRQIVSNITKKQKLCMGCLSFEESDIDLDTKQKIIDEFETLLLGRYKERFNILWVQHVDKGRLELNFAVPKIDLENNMAFNPYYHRVDRPLIDNWQNYINLKFGFTDPKDPVKAHMLQGSRKEIGVIKDYIELEKILTDKFINQEFTCRDDILNALKSSDIDITRIGKDYISVKLPNSKKAKRFKGDMFSEEFRDFESLEQLRGKTETRATEFRNRADEQTNIDASGRSFIFADYLKSRLSLT, encoded by the coding sequence ATGCTAGTAAAATTCTTTAAAACTAAAAACGGTGGCAGTACTGCCGGAATTGGTTATCTTTTAAATTGTAGGGTAAAAGATAAAACGGCGTTTGTTTTAAAAGGTTGCGAAGCGGTTACCAGGCAGATAGTATCCAACATAACTAAAAAACAAAAGCTCTGTATGGGTTGTCTAAGCTTTGAAGAATCTGACATTGATTTGGATACCAAGCAAAAAATAATAGATGAATTTGAAACATTGCTACTCGGAAGATACAAAGAGAGATTTAATATCCTTTGGGTGCAGCATGTAGACAAAGGAAGATTAGAATTAAATTTTGCTGTTCCTAAAATTGATTTAGAAAACAACATGGCTTTTAATCCTTACTACCATAGGGTAGATAGGCCACTAATCGATAACTGGCAAAACTACATAAATTTAAAATTCGGATTTACCGATCCCAAAGACCCCGTCAAAGCTCATATGCTTCAAGGATCAAGAAAAGAGATTGGTGTTATCAAAGACTACATCGAGCTAGAAAAAATACTGACCGATAAATTTATAAATCAAGAATTTACTTGCAGAGACGACATCTTGAATGCTTTAAAAAGTAGCGACATAGATATAACTAGAATCGGCAAAGACTATATATCGGTCAAATTACCAAATAGCAAAAAAGCAAAAAGATTCAAAGGGGATATGTTTAGTGAGGAATTTAGAGACTTTGAGAGCTTGGAGCAACTCCGAGGTAAAACTGAAACAAGAGCAACGGAATTTAGAAATAGAGCAGATGAACAAACGAATATCGACGCTTCAGGACGAAGTTTTATATTTGCAGACTATCTTAAATCTAGGCTCTCTTTAACTTAA